The DNA window AGAACTCCGAGGAACCAAACTGCGACGTCGTCTTTGACAGCTTTTATTGGAAGGTGGAGGAAACATTTCGAATCTGAGTGCAAatgaaaagcaacatttcatcCATACATGTATTTACAGATGCACTGATGCTTCAATGCGCCCCCTGGAGGTTAAGAACTGTTagtggaggagaggggtgagcACAACGTTTCTGACTATCTGGGAATGTTACAATTAAAATAGACAAATGTGTGAGGGGCTCGAGTGAAAGCAGCGCTGAACTCTGAAAAGCTGAAAATGCTCCATGCTAAGTGCACCTAATCATTGATCCCTGGCCTATCGATGGACCATCAGTATAGTATTCTAGTGCCCCTACAGTGGCTTGTCCAGCAGGACTTGTAACAGATCAAAAGGAAAACTCAAAGGGATTCAACAGGGAGGATTTGACTTTACTTGTCATTATAACTGTGGCAACAGGTACAGTGTCCGAGGAGGCGCGTCGCGGGATTTCAGGGTTATCAAATATGCCTGGGCTGTGCTAACAAGCAGGCTGGGTTATTTTCTTCCTACAACCAAAATTTACTCAagaataacaaaagaaaaagcccAATGTGGGAATTATCACTACCACAAGCCTCTTTTCACAGTTTGTACCGTTGACCTGCAGATGAAGTGTTTTAGAGCGTGGCGTTCCATGGCACGGGGCGGGGGGGAGGGcttctttttctcatttatctATGTTATCGTTTTTCCCACTGTGGCGTCAAGGACTTGTGATCTTGAGgcaaaacagattaaaaaaaaaaaatactactAATATGCAAGTGTTTAAGTTCAGTTCATTTACAGTCTATTgtagaaaaagaggaaattttCATAAGCTGAGGATCAGCAAAGCAAGATGGTTCTCAAttcttctcctctgccttcacctcctccttgttctcatcttttttttgctCAGTCTCCTTTTTATCCCCCTTTTCTTCTGACGCTTTGTCTTTTAccgtcagctcctccagcttctctgcgACTGTGTCCGCACTCTTGGTGTCATCTGTAGTCAAAGACAGAACGGTTCCCATTTTAAACGGCACCCTGAACTCTGAAACGGACCATTTGTTAAATCTTCGCTATTAATCTCGTCGTCAACAAGAGGAGGAGATTCCTTTAAGTTTTAAGGTGGTGTCCTTTCAATTATCACCCCCACACTGCCACCTACAGGCACGGAGTGTTAACAGAATAAATGCAGTCATCAAAAAGATGTAGAAATTAAACTGTTTCCTACAAAACTCAACACAAATCTTTTATCATTTAGGTTTTTAACGCAACCAGTTATATCTAGCACCTACAATCCCTCAGAAATGTGGCAGAACATAATAATACCAGCTTATTTGCAAAGCCAGTAAGAAAAGTTACATTCTGCGTGTTCATATAGCAGGCGAAAAAAGTTCCAGGCTGGAGTGAGCAGCAAGGAACAGAGTGGGCCCGCACCAGTAAAGGCTGTGGATTGCCATTAAAGATTAGTGTAGCGATTCAGGATTTAGACAAGAACCCAGCGAGACGTACTCTCGCGTCTAAGCTCACCCACCTTTTTTCTCTTGGATATTTTTGACTTCCTCTTTGCACTCCTCAAACTTTGCCTTAAACTTCTGAGCATCTGCAAAGACAAGAAAGGAAATCAACACCATCGAACCACTCAAGGTTTATTATTCTTGCTGCATGCTTCCTTAAATAACGGGGCGATGGGGGTGATGCACAAATACTTActttctgcatttaaaaagcGTATTGCGAGGAATTCAGCCTTGGGGCACTCATCAGCGTAATCTGCTAGTGTGTTCCACACCCAGGCTCTGTCACTGCCAGCATTGGGTTTCAGCTCCATTGCAGGTGTAACTGAAGGTCACAAGACAGGCACCAACATTAACATATGTTCCCTTTACCCTGATGCAAGCGCCACATCTCTACATCTATCCGACAATAACTCGATCCTGGCTATTATCTAGAACACAGTCACTGTCAGGACTTTTGGGTGACAGGCAGAGGGAACAAAGATGCGGATTAACTCTTTTTCACCTCACAGCAACGATCACCTGACACTGTTTTCTCAGCCCCCACCAGTCTCTAACCTAATGGTTGATGGATATCAATTTTTAACTGTAGTAATTGAAAGACACTGGTGACTCACTGTGATGATTGGCACAGATCTTCAGGGTTTTGTCTCTCCTCATCAGGACTCGGATCGTTCCCTTCTCTTTGTGTTTTAACAACTTCACGTCCCCGGTGCCTCGCTCCTTCCACTCCGGGGGGTCGTTCTCAGACGCAAAACGATATAGCTTCGCTCGCCTGCatgtcagggacagaggagacgGTGACGAGGTGAGCAAACAGCCCCGAGCCTGGCAGCGAATTCAAGCAacttacattttaaaaagttcctcctcatcctcttctaaTGTTTTAACGTCCTGCTCGGGCAGAGACACGATGGGTTCGTAGTGGGGATCATGATTAGCATCCTCAACAGTGGAGTCGTGGTCGTCCTGTTCCTGCTCCTgcgtgcatgcaaacacacccgAAGAAAGGCCGACTATTTTAGAGAATCAGACTCAGATATGCACAAT is part of the Takifugu rubripes chromosome 21, fTakRub1.2, whole genome shotgun sequence genome and encodes:
- the ranbp1 gene encoding ran-specific GTPase-activating protein, translating into MADPKEQEQDDHDSTVEDANHDPHYEPIVSLPEQDVKTLEEDEEELFKMRAKLYRFASENDPPEWKERGTGDVKLLKHKEKGTIRVLMRRDKTLKICANHHITPAMELKPNAGSDRAWVWNTLADYADECPKAEFLAIRFLNAENAQKFKAKFEECKEEVKNIQEKKDDTKSADTVAEKLEELTVKDKASEEKGDKKETEQKKDENKEEVKAEEKN